A section of the Chryseobacterium vaccae genome encodes:
- a CDS encoding LytR/AlgR family response regulator transcription factor, protein MDDKLRCIVIDDEPIGKELIVDFVKTVPFLDLQASYDDPMDALAYLQSNEVDIIFSDIQMPKINGIDLINSLTNRPSVIFITAHRDFALEGFENGVVDYLVKPVAYSRFLKAVNRAKERIQATPKAEPAPAPKDKNPVVDRIFIKVNGKLVKVILDDILYVEALGDYLKIVTDSESFTTLATLKSMEDILVPPTFFRVQRSFIVKLTVIKSVSGNVIELNNGKAISIAVTKKDELFNLLGI, encoded by the coding sequence ATGGATGATAAATTACGGTGCATCGTGATAGATGACGAACCAATTGGGAAAGAATTAATTGTAGATTTTGTAAAAACGGTCCCTTTTCTGGACCTTCAGGCTTCTTATGATGATCCTATGGATGCTTTAGCCTACCTTCAATCCAATGAAGTAGACATTATTTTTAGTGATATCCAAATGCCTAAAATTAATGGAATTGATTTAATAAACTCTCTTACCAACCGGCCTTCCGTTATTTTTATAACGGCCCACAGGGATTTTGCTTTAGAAGGTTTTGAAAACGGAGTGGTAGATTACCTTGTTAAGCCCGTTGCTTACAGCCGTTTCCTGAAAGCGGTCAACAGAGCGAAAGAAAGAATACAGGCTACTCCAAAAGCGGAACCAGCTCCTGCTCCTAAAGATAAAAATCCTGTTGTTGATCGTATCTTTATTAAAGTGAATGGAAAGCTGGTCAAAGTTATTCTGGATGATATCCTGTATGTTGAAGCGCTGGGTGATTATTTAAAAATTGTTACAGACTCAGAGTCTTTTACCACCTTAGCCACTTTAAAATCTATGGAAGATATATTGGTTCCTCCTACTTTTTTCAGAGTGCAGAGATCCTTTATTGTGAAACTGACTGTTATAAAATCTGTTTCAGGGAATGTTATAGAACTTAATAATGGGAAAGCCATCAGTATTGCAGTCACTAAAAAAGACGAGCTGTTTAATTTGCTGGGAATCTAG
- a CDS encoding sensor histidine kinase, producing the protein MQTSYKSMTPFLEKIAQFNFEKLYNPVNRILCHTFVWIFFSSFLFLNYWLELKISFKSSLLLTGRGTINNMVVFYIFFYIIVPQIFKSRTWGILLIIISLPFSIYTWLTINHLQFRFLNYMNIDILDGPLKNIISRNAAMPFKQALSFKNVFGSAILVIYSFSPPFFVKILFDIARLFNRTIYFQKQTSELELQNLNIEKDFLKAQLNPHFLFNTLNNLYGLVVKKDPNAPEVIINISDLMAYTLYESNTEKVSLQKELDFIQNYFSLERMRYSSDKKIDLNITVEDSIQNVLIAPLLCFTFIENAFKYGLQTASDNFLEINIHIVNNIFYFSIENNKEKNFIKNTVLGGIGVKNVEKRLNLIYPNNHKLIIDDRETSFFVSLSINLT; encoded by the coding sequence ATGCAGACATCCTATAAAAGTATGACTCCGTTTCTGGAAAAAATTGCGCAATTCAATTTTGAGAAACTCTATAACCCTGTCAACAGAATTTTATGCCATACTTTTGTGTGGATATTCTTTTCTTCGTTCCTTTTTCTAAACTATTGGCTGGAGCTGAAAATTTCTTTTAAATCCAGTCTTTTATTAACCGGGCGGGGAACCATTAATAATATGGTTGTCTTTTACATATTCTTTTATATCATTGTTCCCCAAATATTTAAAAGCAGAACCTGGGGAATCCTTCTGATCATCATCAGTCTTCCTTTTTCTATTTATACCTGGCTCACCATCAATCATCTTCAATTCAGGTTTTTAAATTATATGAATATTGATATCCTGGATGGGCCGCTCAAGAATATTATCAGCAGGAATGCAGCCATGCCCTTTAAACAGGCGCTGTCCTTCAAGAATGTTTTTGGAAGTGCCATCCTGGTTATTTATTCATTTTCGCCGCCTTTCTTTGTCAAAATCCTGTTTGATATTGCAAGACTTTTTAACCGGACCATCTATTTTCAGAAACAGACTTCCGAATTGGAGCTTCAGAATCTTAATATTGAAAAAGATTTTCTAAAAGCCCAGCTCAATCCGCATTTTCTTTTTAATACCCTCAATAATTTATATGGATTGGTTGTAAAAAAGGATCCTAATGCCCCGGAGGTCATCATTAATATCTCAGATTTAATGGCCTATACTTTATATGAATCTAATACTGAGAAAGTTTCCCTTCAAAAAGAATTGGATTTTATCCAGAATTATTTTTCACTGGAAAGAATGCGCTACTCTTCTGATAAAAAAATTGATTTAAATATTACGGTTGAAGATTCTATCCAGAATGTATTAATTGCTCCCTTACTCTGCTTTACGTTCATAGAAAACGCATTTAAATATGGTTTACAGACAGCCAGTGATAATTTTTTAGAAATAAATATCCATATTGTGAATAATATTTTTTATTTTTCCATTGAAAATAATAAGGAGAAAAATTTTATAAAAAACACGGTTTTAGGCGGAATTGGCGTGAAGAATGTTGAAAAAAGATTAAACCTCATATATCCCAACAATCATAAACTGATAATCGACGACAGAGAAACAAGCTTCTTTGTTTCCTTGTCTATAAACTTGACATAG